Proteins encoded by one window of Agelaius phoeniceus isolate bAgePho1 chromosome 5, bAgePho1.hap1, whole genome shotgun sequence:
- the LOC129119145 gene encoding histone H2B 1/2/3/4/6 — protein sequence MPEPAKSAPAPKKGSKKAVTKTQKKGDKKRKKSRKESYSIYVYKVLKQVHPDTGISSKAMGIMNSFVNDIFERIAGEASRLAHYNKRSTITSREIQTAVRLLLPGELAKHAVSEGTKAVTKYTSSK from the coding sequence ATGCCCGAGCCGGCCAAGTCCGCCCCCGCGCCCAAGAAGGGCTCCAAGAAGGCGGTGACCAAGACGCAGAAGAAAGGCGACAAGAAGCGCAAGAAGAGCCGCAAGGAGAGCTACTCCATCTACGTCTACAAGGTGCTGAAGCAGGTGCACCCCGACACGGGCATCTCGTCCAAGGCCATGGGCATCATGAACTCCTTCGTCAACGACATCTTCGAGCGCATCGCGGGCGAGGCCTCGCGCCTGGCGCACTACAACAAGCGCTCCACCATCACCTCGCGCGAGATCCAGACGGCCGTGCGCCTGCTGCTGCCCGGCGAGCTGGCCAAGCACGCCGTGTCCGAGGGCACCAAGGCTGTCACCAAGTACACCAGCTCCAAGTAG
- the LOC129119143 gene encoding histone H2A.J, which yields MSGRGKQGGKVRAKAKSRSSRAGLQFPVGRVHRLLRKGNYAERVGAGAPVYMAAVLEYLTAEILELAGNAARDNKKTRIIPRHLQLAIRNDEELNKLLGKVTIAQGGVLPNIQAVLLPKKTESHKAKSK from the coding sequence ATGTCCGGCCGCGGAAAACAGGGGGGCAAGGTCCGAGCCAAGGCCAAGTCGCGCTCGTCGCGGGCCGGGCTGCAGTTCCCCGTCGGCCGTGTCCATCGGCTTCTCCGGAAAGGTAACTACGCGGAGCGGGTGGGCGCTGGAGCTCCCGTCTACATGGCGGCCGTGCTGGAGTACCTGACGGCCGAGATCCTGGAGCTGGCGGGCAACGCGGCCCGCGACAACAAGAAGACGCGCATCATCCCCCGCCACCTGCAGCTCGCCATCCGCAACGACGAGGAGCTCAACAAGCTGCTGGGCAAGGTGACGATCGCGCAGGGCGGCGTGCTGCCCAACATCCAGGCCGTGCTGCTGCCCAAGAAGACGGAGAGTCACAAAGCCAAGAGCAAGTAA